A genome region from Streptomyces pratensis includes the following:
- a CDS encoding winged helix-turn-helix transcriptional regulator — MVTKQFNGSPEEQADLRRADSLAREIFSDVANKWALLIIEALGDGTLRFSELRSAVEGISHKMLTQNLRMLERNGLVGRTVYPTVPPKVEYTLTEPGQGLRKTVDVMCEWTHRNLGHIESARSGFDGG; from the coding sequence ATGGTGACCAAGCAGTTCAACGGCTCCCCCGAGGAGCAGGCCGACCTGAGACGCGCGGATTCGCTGGCGCGGGAGATCTTCTCGGACGTCGCCAACAAGTGGGCGCTCCTGATCATCGAGGCCCTGGGGGACGGCACCCTCCGCTTCAGTGAGCTGCGCAGCGCTGTCGAAGGGATCAGCCACAAGATGCTCACCCAGAACCTGCGCATGCTGGAGCGCAACGGCCTCGTCGGGCGGACCGTGTACCCGACGGTCCCGCCGAAGGTCGAATACACGCTCACCGAGCCGGGGCAGGGGCTGCGGAAGACCGTCGACGTGATGTGCGAGTGGACCCACCGGAACCTCGGTCACATCGAGTCGGCCCGGAGCGGCTTCGACGGCGGCTGA
- a CDS encoding dihydrodipicolinate synthase family protein — protein sequence MTIQLPHGPYEPRTTPLDLAPSGAPLASRTVFSAAHVVADPYADISPDDPVAVDWDATLAFRRHLWSHGLGVAEAMDTAQRGMGLDWAGAAELIRRSAAEAKSVGGRIACGVGTDQLTGPATLPEVRAAYEEQLALVEGSGAQAILMASRALAAAANGPEDYLETYAHLLRQATEPVVLHWLGPMFDPALEGYWGSSDLDAATDTFLKVISEHPDKVDGIKISLLDAEREIDVRRRLPSGVRCYTGDDFNYPELIAGDDRGFSHALLGIFDPLGPLAAHAVRVLDTGDVEGFRALLDPTVELSRHLFKAPTRFYKTGVVFLAWLAGHQEHFTMVGGLQSARSLPHLAKAYELADGLGLFPDPELAEARMRALLTVHGGNR from the coding sequence GTGACCATCCAGCTGCCGCACGGCCCGTACGAACCCCGCACCACACCGCTCGACCTGGCACCGTCCGGGGCGCCGCTCGCCTCCCGCACGGTCTTCTCCGCCGCGCACGTCGTCGCCGACCCGTACGCCGACATCAGCCCCGACGACCCCGTCGCCGTCGACTGGGACGCCACCCTCGCCTTCCGCCGCCACCTCTGGTCGCACGGCCTGGGCGTCGCCGAGGCCATGGACACCGCTCAGCGCGGCATGGGCCTGGACTGGGCGGGAGCGGCGGAGCTGATCCGCCGCTCGGCAGCCGAGGCGAAGTCCGTGGGCGGCAGGATCGCCTGCGGTGTGGGCACCGACCAGCTCACCGGCCCCGCCACCCTGCCCGAGGTGCGCGCCGCGTACGAGGAGCAGCTCGCGCTGGTCGAGGGGAGCGGCGCACAGGCCATCCTGATGGCCTCCCGCGCGCTGGCCGCCGCGGCGAACGGCCCCGAGGACTACCTGGAGACGTACGCCCACCTCCTGCGCCAGGCCACGGAACCGGTCGTCCTGCACTGGCTCGGCCCCATGTTCGACCCGGCGCTGGAGGGCTACTGGGGCAGTTCCGACCTCGACGCCGCCACGGACACCTTCCTGAAGGTCATCTCGGAGCACCCGGACAAGGTCGACGGCATCAAGATCTCGCTCCTGGACGCCGAGCGCGAGATCGACGTCCGGCGCCGTCTGCCCAGCGGGGTGCGCTGCTACACAGGTGACGACTTCAACTACCCCGAGCTGATCGCCGGAGACGACCGGGGCTTCAGCCACGCCCTGCTCGGCATCTTCGACCCGCTCGGTCCGCTCGCCGCCCACGCGGTGCGCGTCCTGGACACCGGGGACGTCGAGGGCTTCCGCGCTCTCCTCGACCCCACGGTCGAGCTGTCACGCCATCTCTTCAAGGCCCCCACCCGTTTCTACAAGACGGGCGTCGTGTTCCTCGCCTGGCTGGCGGGCCACCAGGAGCACTTCACGATGGTCGGAGGCCTGCAGTCCGCGCGCTCGCTGCCGCATCTGGCGAAGGCGTACGAACTGGCCGACGGGCTGGGCCTGTTCCCGGACCCCGAGCTGGCCGAGGCACGCATGCGCGCGCTGCTGACCGTGCACGGAGGAAACCGATGA
- a CDS encoding RidA family protein encodes MAITLANPAGLPEIDVYRQVSVATGSKLVFVAGQVSWDADGVTVGEGDLAAQVEQCYVNVATALAGVGASFGDVAKLNVHVVDWTPDKMPLLLEGISRASARLGTTPAPPATLLGVAALDVPEHLVEIEVTAVID; translated from the coding sequence ATGGCCATCACCCTGGCGAACCCCGCAGGACTGCCGGAGATTGACGTCTACCGGCAGGTGTCGGTCGCGACCGGATCGAAGTTGGTCTTCGTCGCCGGACAGGTCTCCTGGGACGCCGACGGCGTCACGGTCGGCGAGGGCGACCTGGCGGCCCAGGTCGAGCAGTGTTACGTCAATGTCGCCACCGCGCTGGCGGGTGTCGGCGCCTCCTTCGGCGACGTGGCGAAGCTGAACGTCCATGTCGTCGACTGGACCCCGGACAAGATGCCCTTGCTCCTGGAGGGGATCTCCCGCGCTTCCGCCCGGCTGGGGACCACCCCGGCACCGCCTGCCACGTTGCTGGGCGTCGCCGCACTGGACGTTCCCGAGCACCTGGTCGAGATCGAGGTGACGGCGGTCATCGACTGA
- a CDS encoding sugar phosphate isomerase/epimerase family protein, which produces MSTELTRLSINQETVRQLSLPELVEGCAKAGIGQVGLWRAPVQGYGVERAGQLMKDAGLTVTSLCRGGFLTATDPGERARALDDNRAAVDEAAGVGTDTLVLVSGGLPDGEKDLHAARERIADALAELAPYAYERGIRLAIEPLHPMFASDRCVVSTLSQALDLAERFPAEQVGVVVDSYHIWWDDQVAAQIARAGAGGRIHSFQLADWITPLPAGVLVGRGQLGDGCVDFRAMRRQVEATGFDGPIEVEIFNEGLWARDGAEVIGEVAARYLEHAC; this is translated from the coding sequence ATGAGCACCGAACTGACCCGCCTGTCCATCAACCAGGAGACGGTCCGGCAGCTGTCCCTGCCGGAGCTCGTCGAAGGCTGCGCGAAGGCCGGCATCGGCCAGGTCGGCCTGTGGCGCGCTCCGGTGCAGGGGTACGGCGTCGAGCGCGCGGGGCAGCTGATGAAGGACGCCGGCCTCACGGTGACCAGCCTCTGCCGTGGTGGTTTCCTCACCGCGACCGACCCGGGCGAACGCGCCCGCGCCCTGGACGACAACCGTGCGGCGGTCGACGAGGCGGCGGGCGTCGGCACGGACACGCTGGTCCTGGTCTCGGGCGGGCTCCCCGACGGGGAGAAGGACCTGCACGCGGCGCGTGAGCGGATCGCCGACGCCCTGGCCGAGCTGGCGCCGTACGCGTACGAGCGGGGCATCCGCCTCGCCATCGAGCCGCTGCACCCGATGTTCGCATCGGACCGCTGTGTGGTCTCCACCCTCTCCCAGGCCCTGGACCTCGCCGAACGCTTCCCTGCCGAGCAGGTCGGGGTGGTCGTCGACTCGTACCACATCTGGTGGGACGACCAGGTCGCCGCGCAGATCGCCAGGGCGGGAGCGGGCGGACGCATCCACTCCTTCCAGCTGGCCGACTGGATCACCCCGCTCCCGGCGGGGGTTCTGGTGGGGCGCGGTCAACTGGGCGACGGCTGCGTGGACTTCCGCGCGATGCGCCGCCAGGTCGAGGCGACGGGCTTCGACGGGCCGATCGAGGTCGAGATCTTCAACGAGGGCCTCTGGGCCCGTGACGGTGCCGAAGTGATCGGTGAAGTCGCCGCCCGGTACCTGGAACATGCCTGCTGA
- a CDS encoding hydrogenase expression protein HypA produces MSVRRAVPMQGTAGDPGDALTPGGLRGRKDTSSTAAGPDTGAQGPTSESGGAGSEAPDGADASARTAERAGAAATASGAGAARGIGVPEPSAEEAPGPASVNSGDTTTVVSASSASVSDPAAARAATGTVGGSPDAAVVAAAGSGGAGAGTRADGEPPGSRPKKPMLAAAAIVGAILISVPFLLAGGDDERKPEKDRTQNAAGTVLDTERSAQPETYTSKSPSPSVTPSKEKEKKKEKQAEKPSELPAVKPAVVPPPVKPEPKPTATVTAKAPPNTAASALSSLAKADPGGRHICYRAFVAGSGWQAPVCDGTMAGTAGQGKRITALNIAVWNVGGSSANALLHDQGSTNGYAKWAPSWTAVVADGKNNYIGSSKPGAPFLTGFAMNVGKGGVCHTAKMGNGGWGSQYCKSSRPEYMFVGTTDNKGWFEAVKLTV; encoded by the coding sequence GTGTCGGTCCGTCGGGCGGTGCCGATGCAGGGAACGGCGGGGGACCCCGGCGACGCCCTGACGCCGGGCGGCCTGCGCGGGCGCAAGGACACGTCGTCCACGGCGGCTGGTCCGGACACCGGCGCGCAGGGCCCGACGAGTGAGAGCGGGGGCGCCGGGAGCGAGGCTCCCGACGGTGCGGACGCCTCGGCGCGGACCGCGGAGCGAGCGGGTGCCGCCGCTACTGCTTCCGGCGCCGGTGCCGCGCGGGGCATCGGCGTCCCGGAGCCGTCGGCAGAGGAGGCACCCGGGCCGGCATCGGTCAACTCCGGTGACACCACCACGGTGGTTTCGGCCTCATCGGCGTCCGTCTCGGACCCGGCCGCGGCGCGCGCGGCCACCGGCACCGTAGGCGGGTCCCCGGACGCCGCCGTCGTCGCGGCGGCGGGCAGCGGCGGCGCGGGCGCGGGTACGCGCGCGGACGGCGAACCGCCCGGCAGCCGGCCGAAGAAGCCGATGCTGGCCGCGGCGGCGATCGTCGGCGCGATCCTGATCTCCGTGCCGTTCCTCCTGGCGGGCGGTGACGACGAACGCAAGCCCGAGAAGGACCGTACGCAGAACGCGGCAGGCACGGTCCTGGACACCGAACGCTCCGCGCAACCGGAGACCTACACCAGCAAGTCGCCGAGCCCCTCCGTGACTCCGAGCAAGGAGAAGGAGAAGAAGAAGGAGAAGCAGGCGGAGAAGCCCTCCGAGTTGCCGGCCGTCAAGCCTGCGGTCGTGCCGCCGCCGGTCAAGCCCGAGCCCAAACCCACGGCCACGGTGACCGCGAAGGCGCCCCCGAACACGGCTGCCAGCGCGTTGAGCAGCCTCGCCAAGGCCGACCCCGGGGGACGGCACATCTGCTACCGGGCCTTCGTGGCCGGGAGCGGCTGGCAGGCACCGGTGTGCGACGGGACGATGGCCGGGACGGCAGGCCAGGGCAAGCGGATCACCGCACTCAACATCGCGGTGTGGAACGTCGGCGGGTCCTCCGCCAACGCCCTTCTCCACGATCAGGGTTCGACGAACGGTTACGCCAAGTGGGCCCCGAGCTGGACGGCCGTCGTCGCGGACGGCAAGAACAACTACATAGGCAGCTCCAAGCCGGGCGCGCCGTTCCTGACGGGCTTCGCCATGAACGTCGGTAAGGGCGGCGTCTGCCACACGGCCAAAATGGGCAACGGCGGCTGGGGCAGCCAGTACTGCAAGAGCAGCCGGCCCGAGTACATGTTCGTCGGCACCACCGACAACAAGGGCTGGTTCGAGGCCGTGAAGCTCACGGTGTGA